The following proteins are co-located in the Labrys monachus genome:
- the uppP gene encoding undecaprenyl-diphosphatase UppP, producing the protein MSGACTQGVDTGFVTLGAAKVAILGVVQGITELMPISSTAHMRLVPALLGWQDPGSAFSATMQLAALSAVVCYFWRDIRAIAGGSLAAVASRDWGSTEFRLAVGIVLGTVPIVIAGLFLAPLLNTCDSPLRTLPVIGIACLVMGVLLAIAEIACRHRRRTEDMRLSDALIVGVAQVGALIPGVSRSGSTLTAALFRDFAREEAARFSFLLGLPAIALAGLHEVVTLVHAHLALEGWLILLVGVVVGSLSSFAALWGLMRILERYSTWPFIIYRILLGVAVLWVSFAA; encoded by the coding sequence ATGAGCGGAGCGTGTACGCAAGGGGTCGATACGGGATTCGTGACCCTCGGAGCGGCCAAGGTCGCCATTCTCGGCGTGGTGCAGGGCATCACCGAGCTGATGCCGATCTCCTCCACGGCGCATATGCGCCTGGTGCCGGCGCTGCTCGGCTGGCAGGATCCGGGATCGGCCTTCTCCGCCACCATGCAGCTCGCGGCGCTCAGCGCGGTCGTGTGCTATTTCTGGCGCGACATCCGCGCCATCGCCGGCGGTTCGCTCGCAGCCGTCGCCTCGCGCGACTGGGGCTCGACCGAATTCCGCCTCGCGGTCGGCATCGTGCTCGGCACCGTCCCGATCGTCATCGCCGGCCTGTTCCTCGCCCCGCTGCTCAACACCTGCGACAGCCCGCTGCGCACACTGCCGGTGATCGGCATCGCCTGCCTCGTCATGGGCGTGCTGCTCGCCATCGCCGAAATCGCCTGCCGCCACCGCCGCCGCACCGAGGACATGCGGCTCTCCGATGCGCTGATCGTCGGCGTGGCGCAGGTCGGCGCGCTGATCCCGGGCGTCTCCCGCTCCGGCTCGACGCTGACGGCCGCCCTGTTCCGGGATTTCGCCCGCGAGGAGGCGGCCCGCTTCTCCTTCCTGCTCGGCCTTCCCGCCATCGCCCTGGCGGGGCTGCACGAGGTGGTGACGCTCGTCCACGCCCATCTCGCCCTCGAAGGCTGGCTCATCCTGCTCGTCGGCGTCGTCGTCGGCAGCCTGTCCTCCTTCGCTGCCCTGTGGGGCCTGATGCGCATCCTCGAGCGCTACTCCACCTGGCCCTTCATCATCTACCGCATCCTGCTCGGCGTGGCGGTGCTGTGGGTCTCCTTCGCGGCGTGA
- a CDS encoding LysR family transcriptional regulator: MIDWDDVRYFLAAARGGSVRAAAKRLGVNHATVLRRIAQLEGRLGAQLFEKLPSGYRLTAAGEEVLELAEQMEASSNQLETRIFGRDQSVRGLLRVTLTPILATHLLIPDFADFARLHPDIEMEILSSGELANLTNREADVAIRVVYDRKTLPLNLHGLKGPALFGGVYISRDRLDAWRAGATDPLRWIVISMHGIPDWASEGEVGTTGVPFRITDAGAQIAAVRQGLGITTLPCFVGDADPLLVRVPGTDLHMYGTLWLLTQGETRKTERVRLFTAFVSRSLAAHAPLLAGLSISRD; this comes from the coding sequence ATGATCGATTGGGATGACGTTCGCTACTTTCTTGCCGCGGCGCGCGGAGGCTCAGTGCGGGCCGCCGCCAAACGTCTCGGCGTGAATCACGCGACCGTGCTGCGCCGCATCGCCCAGCTCGAGGGCCGCCTCGGGGCGCAGCTGTTCGAAAAGCTGCCTTCGGGCTACCGCCTGACGGCTGCGGGCGAGGAGGTCCTCGAGCTCGCGGAGCAGATGGAAGCGTCGTCGAACCAGCTGGAGACGCGCATCTTCGGCCGCGACCAGAGCGTGCGCGGGCTTTTGCGGGTGACGTTGACGCCGATCCTCGCGACACACCTGCTCATCCCGGACTTCGCCGATTTCGCGCGCCTGCATCCGGACATCGAGATGGAGATCCTGTCGTCCGGCGAGCTGGCAAACCTGACCAACCGAGAGGCCGACGTGGCGATCCGCGTCGTCTATGACCGCAAAACCCTGCCGCTCAATCTTCACGGCCTGAAGGGACCGGCGCTGTTCGGCGGCGTCTACATATCCCGCGATCGGCTGGATGCGTGGCGGGCCGGCGCGACGGATCCCCTCCGGTGGATCGTCATAAGCATGCATGGAATTCCGGATTGGGCGAGCGAGGGCGAGGTGGGCACCACGGGGGTTCCCTTCAGGATCACGGACGCCGGGGCGCAGATCGCCGCTGTACGGCAGGGGCTCGGGATCACGACGCTGCCGTGCTTCGTCGGAGATGCCGACCCGCTGCTGGTGAGGGTGCCGGGCACCGATCTGCACATGTACGGAACGCTCTGGCTTCTCACACAGGGGGAGACACGCAAGACGGAGCGCGTCCGGCTCTTCACGGCGTTCGTGTCCCGCAGCCTCGCCGCGCACGCTCCACTCCTCGCGGGGCTGTCAATATCGCGCGACTGA
- a CDS encoding SDR family NAD(P)-dependent oxidoreductase has protein sequence MTRLNGKTAVITGGATGIGLASAKRFIEEGAFVFIYGRRQEALDAAMAELGPHARAVKGSVSDEADLNRLYAAVKAERGTLDIVFANAGAGSPLALGQITAAHIDEAFDTNVKGTIFTVQKALPLMGQGGSIILTGSSAGTTGAPGFTAYSASKAAVRNLARSWAEDLKGTGIRVNVLSPGATATELAKEALGEEGQKAYGAMTPLQRMADPTEIAAAAAFLASSDSSFMTASEVAVDGGLAQL, from the coding sequence ATGACCAGATTGAATGGAAAGACCGCCGTCATCACCGGCGGCGCCACCGGCATCGGCCTCGCCTCGGCAAAGCGATTCATCGAGGAAGGCGCCTTCGTCTTCATCTACGGCCGCCGGCAGGAAGCGCTCGACGCCGCCATGGCCGAGCTTGGCCCCCATGCCCGCGCGGTGAAGGGCTCGGTCTCGGATGAGGCCGACCTCAACCGCCTCTACGCGGCGGTGAAGGCCGAGCGCGGAACCCTCGATATCGTCTTCGCCAATGCCGGGGCGGGAAGCCCGCTTGCGCTCGGCCAGATCACCGCCGCGCACATTGACGAAGCCTTCGACACCAATGTGAAGGGTACGATCTTCACGGTCCAGAAGGCGTTGCCGCTGATGGGCCAGGGCGGTTCGATCATCCTGACCGGATCGAGCGCCGGTACCACGGGCGCCCCGGGATTCACGGCCTACAGCGCGAGCAAGGCGGCCGTGCGCAACCTCGCGCGGAGCTGGGCGGAGGACCTGAAGGGCACCGGCATCCGGGTCAACGTGCTGTCGCCCGGGGCGACGGCGACCGAACTCGCGAAGGAAGCGCTGGGCGAGGAGGGCCAGAAGGCCTACGGCGCGATGACTCCGCTCCAGCGCATGGCCGATCCCACGGAGATCGCGGCCGCGGCCGCCTTTCTCGCGTCGTCGGACAGCAGCTTCATGACCGCCAGCGAGGTCGCCGTCGACGGCGGCCTGGCGCAACTCTGA
- a CDS encoding NADPH-dependent F420 reductase: MSYAIIGFGTIGKALAKAFARKGIEVSVATTRAPESFASEAAAIGPTILAKALAEAVKADVIFLAVRFESHPDVAKALPTWQGKTIVDVTNAYGVPPEQLGGQPSSRFIAQAFSGARLVKGFNHLGAASLAQDPAVHGGRRVVFLASDDDDAAAEIGTLAENLGFAPIKLGGLSEGGLLVQARGNSWGRLIFKDLVKFD, translated from the coding sequence ATGAGCTACGCAATCATCGGCTTCGGCACTATCGGCAAGGCCCTGGCCAAGGCGTTTGCCCGCAAGGGCATCGAAGTATCCGTGGCAACCACGCGCGCCCCCGAAAGCTTTGCATCCGAAGCGGCCGCGATCGGGCCCACGATCCTTGCCAAAGCACTGGCGGAAGCCGTCAAGGCGGACGTCATCTTCTTGGCCGTCCGTTTCGAGTCGCACCCGGATGTCGCCAAGGCGCTGCCCACCTGGCAAGGGAAGACCATCGTCGATGTGACCAATGCCTACGGCGTGCCCCCCGAGCAACTGGGAGGTCAGCCTTCTTCCAGGTTCATCGCACAGGCTTTTTCTGGTGCAAGGCTGGTCAAGGGCTTCAACCATTTGGGCGCTGCCTCACTTGCGCAGGATCCGGCCGTCCATGGTGGCAGGAGAGTCGTGTTCCTGGCGAGTGACGATGACGACGCGGCGGCGGAGATTGGCACGCTCGCGGAAAATCTCGGCTTCGCGCCGATCAAACTTGGCGGGCTGTCGGAAGGCGGACTGCTTGTGCAGGCGCGCGGGAACAGTTGGGGCCGGCTGATCTTCAAGGATTTGGTCAAGTTCGACTGA
- a CDS encoding nuclear transport factor 2 family protein, whose protein sequence is MSIEKNIQTVKDFFAAIGRGDREALLALVAEDIEWIIPGKDWPLAGTRHGHAGLADLLETASKSMETSTEPREFVAQGDRVLVIGFARGKIKATNKTFEDDWIFAITVRDGRLTNIREYVDTQALARASQMDASGPA, encoded by the coding sequence ATGAGCATTGAGAAGAACATCCAGACCGTGAAAGACTTCTTCGCCGCGATCGGCCGCGGCGACAGGGAGGCTCTGCTGGCGCTGGTCGCCGAAGACATCGAATGGATCATTCCGGGCAAGGACTGGCCGCTGGCCGGAACGCGGCACGGGCACGCCGGGCTGGCGGATCTGCTCGAGACGGCATCCAAGTCGATGGAAACATCCACGGAACCCCGGGAGTTCGTGGCGCAAGGAGACCGGGTCCTCGTCATCGGCTTCGCAAGGGGAAAGATCAAAGCCACGAACAAGACGTTCGAGGACGACTGGATCTTCGCCATCACGGTCCGGGACGGCAGACTGACCAACATCCGGGAATATGTCGACACGCAGGCCCTGGCCCGGGCCTCGCAGATGGACGCGTCAGGGCCGGCGTAG
- a CDS encoding TetR/AcrR family transcriptional regulator has product MRADARKNYSHILTVAREAVTERGAEVSMRDIARRAGVGLATLLRHFPTREALFEALLCTNLDALTQKADELETSNAPGEALISWFREWVVFAQSYRGVVAMMAAAHTNPDSALYASCAAVHSASARLLRRAQAEGTARADMNGDDLFALMTALGWAVDQPSFAPRADHLSHLIMGAILTKSPGSDVEKAGS; this is encoded by the coding sequence ATGCGAGCCGACGCCAGAAAAAATTACAGCCACATCCTCACGGTCGCGCGTGAGGCCGTCACCGAGCGCGGTGCCGAGGTGTCGATGCGCGATATCGCCCGTCGGGCCGGGGTCGGGTTGGCCACGCTTCTCCGTCACTTCCCGACGCGAGAGGCCTTGTTCGAGGCGTTGCTGTGTACGAACCTGGACGCATTGACGCAGAAGGCGGACGAACTCGAAACGTCGAACGCACCCGGCGAAGCGCTCATCTCCTGGTTTCGCGAATGGGTGGTTTTCGCCCAGAGCTATCGGGGCGTTGTCGCCATGATGGCCGCCGCCCACACGAACCCGGACTCGGCTCTTTATGCTTCATGCGCAGCGGTGCACTCGGCGAGCGCGCGACTGCTGCGCCGTGCTCAGGCCGAAGGTACCGCGCGCGCCGACATGAATGGGGATGACCTGTTCGCCCTGATGACGGCCCTCGGCTGGGCGGTCGACCAGCCCTCCTTCGCGCCACGGGCCGATCACCTCTCTCACCTTATTATGGGCGCCATCCTCACAAAATCGCCGGGCAGCGATGTCGAGAAAGCAGGAAGTTGA